From the Prunus dulcis chromosome 4, ALMONDv2, whole genome shotgun sequence genome, one window contains:
- the LOC117625525 gene encoding receptor-like protein 3 has translation MVDLSNNNFHGTIPSSFFRRARDLTSFNVRNNTFSGSIPSSICLHSSPLIRLLDFSINKFSSNISGGLGKCSKLQVFRAGYNRLSGPLPEDIYNATTLEEISLPSNAFHGDISDEIVNLTNLTILELYVNQFSGMLPMNMGKLSKLELILLHFNNLTGSLLPSLLNCTNLRELNLGFNHFVGNLSMLDFSKLSRLTKLDFVSNQFTGVFPTSLYSCKSLKAFRLSLNDLDGQIQPEILSLKSLSFHSLSASRLSNITRVLNILMGCKSLKVLILSNNFIGEEMPNGDGIVDVDGFQNLGILSFRGCQLTGPLPVWLSKIKKARGLGFVL, from the coding sequence ATGGTGGACTTGTCCAACAATAACTTCCATGGTACGATTCCATCGTCATTCTTCCGACGAGCTAGGGATTTGACTAGTTTCAATGTCAGGAACAACACCTTCTCAGGTTCTATCCCATCCTCTATATGTCTTCATTCTTCTCCCCTGATTAGGCTGTTGGATTTTTCCATCAATAAATTCAGCAGCAATATTTCTGGTGGACTAGGGAAGTGTTCCAAACTACAGGTTTTTCGTGCTGGTTACAATAGGCTCTCTGGACCACTTCCAGAAGATATCTATAATGCTACCACACTTGAAGAAATCTCGTTACCTAGCAATGCGTTTCATGGTGACATTAGTGATGAAATTgtcaacctcaccaacctcACAATCCTTGAACTATATGTTAATCAATTCAGTGGCATGCTCCCGATGAATATGGGCAAGCTCTCCAAATTGGAACTCATTCTTCTTCATTTCAACAATCTAACAGGTTCTCTGCTCCCGTCTTTGCTGAATTGCACAAACCTTAGAGAATTGAACCTTGGATTCAACCATTTTGTAGGAAATCTCTCCATGCTTGATTTCTCCAAACTTAGTCGCCTTACTAAACTTGACTTTGTGAGTAATCAATTCACTGGTGTCTTCCCAACTAGCCTTTACTCATGCAAGTCCCTGAAAGCATTTCGACTGAGCTTAAATGACTTAGACGGACAAATACAGCCTGAGATTCTTTCACTGAAATCTTTGTCCTTCCACTCCCTTTCTGCGAGCAGATTGTCCAATATCACAAGGGTACTTAATATACTGATGGGCTGCAAAAGTCTGAAGGTTCTCATCCtttcaaacaattttataGGTGAAGAAATGCCAAATGGTGATGGCATCGTTGATGTTGATGGATTCCAAAATCTTGGTATTTTGTCTTTCCGTGGTTGTCAGCTCACTGGTCCCTTACCTGTATGGttatccaaaataaaaaaagctcGAGGTCTTGGATTTGTCCTCTAA